The segment GAATGCGTTCGGGACTCCAAGCAGGCAGGTCAGTGTGAGTGTCAGTGAGGCCAAAACATGGGCACAGGAGCTTCAGAGCCCTGAATCCTACAGGGAGTCCCTGGAGGTCAAACCCTTCCCTCGACACAGACAAGTGACACAATCCAGGTTCTTTCCCGAAGACCACTCTGCATTCCCTGTGGAGGATGGGTGGGGTGGGAAAGGTGCTGGACAGCTGCTGCCCACCAGCAGAGTCAAGAGATGAGAGGCATAGACGTGACAGTCATTTAAGAGCAGAACAAGTTGGATGTGCTCCCTAGACTCCTTTAGGGGGTGAGCAGGTGGGGCTGGTGCTGATAAACATGGTGAGGAGAAAAGCCCAGAATCCTCAGACCCCAGAGCTCCCTGAGCTCCGACagtgcccctcccctccagcaggTTGTACACACCATGGGCACAGAGTGTCCCAAGGAATGTGGTGACAGTTTTCCGGTCCTTGGGGTTGCTGACCGCACAGGTGAGGCTGGCATTGGGCTGGCTCAGAGGCACGCTCACAGCCAGGGTCCAGGAGTTGCGGGCTGGTTCCAGCTCCCTTGGGAGATCCTTGCTTTCCCAGGTCACATTCAGGTCCTCCGTTACCCCTGCAGCCCTGCACTCCAGGGTGATGTTGCACCAGCCTCCTGTGGTGGACACTGACTGGACTTGGATCttgggaaggggaagaagatctggggtgggagggacaagAGAATGGAGCCTCACGTGAGTGGAAAACACAGCAATTTGCACATTCTTGTCCACTATCTCACTGAAgttctgtcttcctccctctagGAAGGGGAGACATTTTATAGACGAAATAGAATTTACCCAAAGCTAAATATGTTGCAAGAGACAAGAAGGAAGGGAGCCACTGAGTTAAGCCTTATGTGACTGCACTAGACTGAGCAAGGCTTAAAGTCtcccacaaaaaaataaagcctgccctccacccacccaaGGCCCAGTATTTTTAGAAATTGGGTCtttcctagaaggagaagaagtGGAATGAAGGACGTGTCCTGGTCCAGGGCTCTCACTCTGCTTCTCCTGCTGAGATGGTGCCTGGACCACACAGCCCACGGTGAAGAAGGACGTCTGGCCAGCTCTGGGAGTCCTGAGAAAGGCCCCATGTGCCCCAAAGTGAAGAGATGTGGGAGATGCAGTGGTTATGACCAGGGCTGACACCCCCACGTGTGATTAGAACATGCCACTGAACTTGTGGTACACAGACGAAGAGAAGTGACAGGTTTTCCAGACATCATAGAAATCCCATGGAGACCTAAAGCTGTCAAAGCCACTCTCCGTAGCAAGATATTTCCCTATGGAGGGGAATgtaggagaagaaagaggcacTAAATGAGGTCTTCAGAAGTGGGGCAGGCTAGACTTGCTCCTACGTCTATGGAAGCTCTTAGGGCTGGATTTTGTGAGTGAGGCTGGCCTCCGGCTGGGGCTGAGGAAGAACAGAGGGAATAGGGAGGATGAACTACACAAGGATTTCTGAATTATGGCAGGCAGAACAGTGTCCCCcgcccaaagatgtccacatcctaatcctcagGACCTATGAATATGTTAGGTTAATGGCAAAGGGGAA is part of the Equus quagga isolate Etosha38 unplaced genomic scaffold, UCLA_HA_Equagga_1.0 HiC_scaffold_8521_RagTag, whole genome shotgun sequence genome and harbors:
- the LOC124232612 gene encoding uncharacterized protein LOC124232612 — encoded protein: MLRVQKGSEGTPTWVSLQDKYMQRVHVPNMTSLRIENLTREDSGQYRARASLTGGMESNQIFDLTVYDLLPLPKIQVQSVSTTGGWCNITLECRAAGVTEDLNVTWESKDLPRELEPARNSWTLAVSVPLSQPNASLTCAVSNPKDRKTVTTFLGTLCAHGVYNLLEGRGTVGAQGALGSEDSGLFSSPCLSAPAPPAHPLKESREHIQLVLLLNDCHVYASHLLTLLVGSSCPAPFPPHPSSTGNAEWSSGKNLDCVTCLCRGKGLTSRDSL